One Mesorhizobium sp. L-2-11 genomic region harbors:
- a CDS encoding SDR family oxidoreductase — MKIVIIGGTGLIGSKTVARLSVKGHDVLAASPSGGVNTFTGEGLDKALAGAEVVIDLANSPSFEDKAVLEFFETAGKNLLAAEKAAGVKHHIALSVVGAERLPRSGYLRAKMAQEKLIRESGIPYTIVHSTQFFEFLGGIVQSATVGDTVTVPSAYFQPIASDDVADVMADVALSQPINGVMEIGGPEPFRMNELVARFLQLANDPKKVIGDPHALYFGTELDDRSLVPGAGARIGSTSFEDWFNHAPPRRSGVAA, encoded by the coding sequence ATGAAAATCGTAATCATAGGCGGCACCGGACTTATCGGCTCCAAGACCGTCGCAAGGCTGAGCGTGAAGGGCCACGACGTCTTGGCGGCGTCGCCAAGTGGCGGCGTCAACACCTTCACCGGTGAGGGATTGGATAAGGCTCTTGCCGGGGCGGAGGTTGTCATCGACCTCGCCAATTCGCCGTCGTTCGAGGACAAGGCCGTTCTCGAGTTCTTCGAAACAGCCGGAAAGAACCTGCTCGCGGCGGAGAAGGCCGCCGGCGTGAAGCATCACATTGCGCTCTCGGTAGTCGGGGCGGAGCGCCTGCCCCGCAGCGGCTACCTGCGCGCCAAGATGGCTCAGGAGAAGCTGATCAGGGAGTCGGGAATTCCCTACACGATCGTTCATTCGACGCAGTTCTTCGAGTTCCTTGGCGGCATTGTGCAGTCGGCAACCGTCGGCGACACGGTCACGGTACCGTCGGCCTACTTCCAGCCCATCGCCTCCGATGACGTCGCGGATGTCATGGCTGACGTGGCACTCTCCCAGCCGATTAACGGCGTGATGGAGATCGGCGGCCCCGAGCCTTTCCGCATGAACGAGCTGGTCGCGCGTTTTCTGCAGCTCGCCAACGATCCCAAGAAGGTGATCGGCGATCCTCACGCGCTCTATTTCGGGACCGAGCTAGACGACCGCTCGCTTGTCCCGGGCGCGGGCGCCCGGATCGGCTCGACGTCGTTCGAAGACTGGTTCAACCACGCCCCGCCGCGGCGAAGCGGTGTTGCGGCGTAA
- a CDS encoding alpha/beta fold hydrolase, which produces MSTITAKDGTEIYYKDWGPKDAQPIVFHHGWPLSADDWDTQMLFFVGHGYRTIAHDRRGHGRSAQVSDGHDMDHYAADAAAVVEHLGLRDAIHIGHSTGGGEAAHYVARHGNGRTAKLVLIGAVPPIMVKTPANPGGLPIEVFDGLRKSLADNRAQFYIDFPSGPFYSFNRPGAKAIPGIIQNWWRQGMMGSAKAHYDGIKAFSETNFTDDLKIIDVPTLVMHGTDDQIVPIADSAPLSAKLLKNGTLKIYEGFPHGMCTTHADVVNADLLTFIRS; this is translated from the coding sequence ATGAGCACTATCACCGCCAAGGATGGCACCGAGATCTACTACAAGGACTGGGGTCCGAAGGATGCTCAACCGATCGTCTTCCACCACGGCTGGCCGCTCAGCGCCGACGACTGGGACACGCAGATGCTTTTCTTCGTCGGGCATGGATATCGCACCATCGCCCATGACCGGCGCGGGCACGGCCGTTCCGCGCAGGTGAGCGACGGTCACGATATGGATCACTATGCTGCCGACGCGGCGGCGGTGGTCGAGCATCTCGGCCTGAGGGACGCAATCCATATCGGCCACTCGACCGGCGGCGGCGAAGCCGCTCATTACGTCGCCCGCCACGGCAACGGGCGCACCGCGAAGCTCGTCCTCATCGGCGCGGTGCCGCCAATCATGGTGAAGACGCCGGCCAACCCTGGCGGCCTTCCGATCGAAGTGTTCGACGGGCTGCGCAAGTCGCTCGCCGACAACCGCGCGCAGTTCTACATCGATTTCCCATCGGGCCCCTTCTACAGCTTCAATCGGCCGGGCGCGAAAGCGATCCCTGGCATCATCCAGAACTGGTGGCGGCAGGGCATGATGGGCAGCGCCAAGGCGCACTACGACGGCATCAAGGCCTTTTCGGAAACCAATTTCACCGACGACCTCAAGATCATCGACGTGCCGACACTCGTCATGCATGGCACGGACGATCAGATCGTGCCCATTGCCGATTCCGCGCCGTTATCGGCAAAGCTTCTGAAGAACGGCACGCTCAAGATCTATGAGGGCTTTCCGCACGGGATGTGTACCACGCATGCCGATGTGGTGAACGCCGACTTGCTCACCTTCATCAGGTCCTAG
- a CDS encoding cupin domain-containing protein gives MIRSILYSTAALAAFFATAALADNSAGAFQNVKLVYDQPLPNVPGKSMRGVLVEYEPGGNSPAHLHPKSAFIYATVLEGAIKSKVNDGPVVTYRAGESWSESPGDRHSVSENASATEPARLLAVFVVDTNETELVLPYDE, from the coding sequence ATGATCCGGAGCATACTCTACAGCACCGCCGCTCTCGCGGCTTTTTTCGCCACCGCCGCGCTGGCCGACAATTCGGCCGGCGCCTTCCAAAACGTGAAGCTCGTTTATGATCAACCGCTTCCGAACGTGCCCGGCAAGAGCATGAGAGGTGTGCTCGTCGAATATGAGCCAGGCGGCAACTCGCCCGCGCATCTCCATCCCAAATCTGCTTTCATCTACGCCACGGTTCTCGAAGGGGCGATCAAGAGCAAGGTCAATGATGGCCCGGTGGTCACCTATCGCGCCGGCGAGAGCTGGTCCGAGTCGCCTGGCGATCGTCACAGCGTCAGCGAGAATGCCAGCGCAACCGAACCCGCCCGGCTGCTGGCCGTCTTCGTCGTCGACACCAACGAGACGGAACTGGTGCTGCCCTACGACGAATGA
- a CDS encoding CBS domain-containing protein has protein sequence MLIDKLHSLTSPRLAVIDLNATVQTAAHWLSRTGVGLVVVCNGSGSAEGVLSKSDLIRHLAGSTSAPPVSALMSRSIVSCSPQDDVHEVWQIMTALNLQNIPVIADGARPLGILDVRDAMKALFEQEEMQERMLFNYVAGVGYR, from the coding sequence ATGCTTATCGACAAACTGCATTCTTTGACGTCGCCGCGTCTCGCCGTGATCGACTTAAATGCCACCGTGCAAACTGCTGCCCATTGGCTTTCCAGGACTGGAGTCGGCCTCGTGGTGGTGTGCAATGGCAGCGGAAGCGCGGAAGGCGTCCTGAGCAAATCCGATCTCATCCGCCATCTCGCAGGTTCGACGTCGGCGCCACCGGTATCGGCCCTGATGAGCAGGTCCATCGTCTCGTGCAGCCCGCAGGATGACGTCCACGAAGTGTGGCAAATCATGACCGCGCTAAACCTCCAAAATATTCCCGTGATCGCCGATGGCGCCAGGCCTCTCGGCATATTGGACGTACGCGACGCGATGAAAGCTCTGTTCGAGCAGGAAGAAATGCAGGAGCGGATGCTCTTCAATTACGTCGCCGGGGTCGGCTACCGCTAG
- a CDS encoding glutathione S-transferase N-terminal domain-containing protein, with translation MKLYYSPLACSLADHIALIEAGVPFERESVNLKTKRTASGADFNAITRKGYVPALVLDSGEILTENIAILDWLAMQYPVLSVSGDLGRTRVLEALAFISTEVHRSFKPMWHASSETQKAQARATISKLLDILSESLAGNYLFGATPSVADF, from the coding sequence ATGAAACTATACTACAGCCCGCTTGCTTGCAGTCTTGCCGACCATATCGCCCTAATCGAGGCTGGCGTGCCATTCGAGCGGGAGAGCGTCAACCTGAAGACCAAGCGGACGGCATCGGGGGCCGATTTCAACGCAATAACGCGCAAGGGCTACGTTCCGGCACTGGTGCTGGACAGCGGAGAGATCCTTACCGAGAACATCGCTATTCTCGATTGGCTCGCCATGCAGTATCCGGTTCTCAGTGTTTCGGGAGACCTTGGCCGCACGCGCGTCCTGGAAGCGCTGGCTTTCATATCGACTGAAGTGCACCGCAGCTTCAAGCCAATGTGGCATGCAAGCAGCGAAACCCAAAAGGCACAGGCAAGAGCGACGATCTCGAAGCTGCTGGACATACTTTCGGAGAGCCTTGCGGGCAACTACTTGTTTGGCGCAACGCCCAGCGTGGCCGACTTTTAA